Genomic DNA from Burkholderia plantarii:
CGCCGCGCAGGTGTTCGTCGACGAGTTTCCCGACATCGACGCGCGTCGCGCCGCCGACGCGCGCTTTCACGTGCGGATCGCCGAGGCCACCGGCTCGCGGCATCTGGTCGAGCAGGAGACGGCGATCCAGCAGGCGTTCAACGCGGTCTACGCGTCGCTGCCGATCGTCCGGCACGCGGTCGGCTCGGCGTCGATGGATCACGCGCCACTGGTGCGGGCGCTGCTCGCGCGCGACGCGGCGCGGGCCCGCGAGGAAGCGATCGCGCATGTCGAATCGACCTGCGCGTGGTGCGGTTCGCTGTTGCGGGTGAAGATGACGGGATGACCGCGCCGGATGCGCTGCCATGGCGGCGGCGCGTCCGGCCGCGATTCAGATGACGTAGCAGGCGATGCCGACGAACTGGCAGAGACTGCCGCCGAGCACGAACAGATGCCAGATGCCGTGCCCGTGGCGAATCCGTTCGTCGTTGATGAAGAAGTAGATGCCGGCGCTGTAGATGATGCCGCCCGCCACGACCCACGCCGTGCCGCCGAGCGGCAGCGCCGCGAGCAGCGGCTGGGCCGCGACGAGCGCGAGCCAGCCCATCAGCACGTAGAGCACCATCGAGACGATCCGCGTGCGGCGCCCGAGCGTCAGCTCCTGGACGATGCCGAACACGGCCAGCCCCCAGATCACGCCGAACAGCGACCAGCCCCACGGGCCGCGCAGCGTGATCAGCGTGAACGGCGTGTAGCTGCCGGCGATCAGCAGATAGATCGCCGAGTGATCGCATTTCTGCAGGATCGCCTTCAAACGCGGCCGATGCACGCTGTGATAAAGCGTGGAAACCGCGTAGAGCACCAGCAGCGCGGCGCCGTAGATGGCGGCGCTGACCACCTTGTAGGCATCGCCCGCGAGCGCGCCCATCGTGACGAGCGTCGCGAGCCCTGCCACCGACATCAGCGCGCCGACCAGATGCGTGATGCTATTGAAACGTTCACCGACCACCACGACTCGAACCTCTTTGTTACCGGATTGTTGTTGAAAAATCGTCGGCCGCCCGGCGGGGAACCGGGGCCGACGCACTTGCCGCGAAGCGGTCCGTGGCCGCCAGCAGCGCGCGCAGGATGCCGGGCTCGTCGAACGCATGGCCGGCATCGGCGACGATCTCGAAGCTCGCGTTCGGCCAGGCCCTGGCGAGATCCCAGGCGCTCCTGGCCGGCGTCGCGACGTCGTAGCGGCCCTGCACGATCACGCCGGGGATCGACGCGAGCCGGTGCGCATCGCGCAGCAGCTGGCCTTCCTCGATGAAACCACGGTTGACGAAATAGTGGTTTTCGATCCGCGCGAACGCCAGCGCGTAGTGGGCCTCGCCGAACTGTTCGGCCAGCTCCGGGCTCGGCAGCAGCGTGATGGTGCGGCCTTCCCAGAGACTCCAGGCGAGCGCGGCCTCGAGCTGCGCCGCCTCGTCGTCGCCCGTCAGGCGGCGGCGATAGGCGGTGATCAGGTCGCCGCGCTCGGCTTCCGGGATCGGCGCGAGGAACGACTCCCACAGATCCGGGAACAGCCACGAGGCGCCTTCCTGGTAATACCAGAGCAGCTCGGCATGCCGCAGCGTGAAGATCCCGCGCAGGATCAGCTCGCTGACGCGCTGCGGATGGGTTTCGGCATAGGCGAGGGCAAGCGTGCTGCCCCACGATCCGCCGAACACGAGCCAGCGATCGACACCGACCATGTCGCGCAGGCGCTCGATATCGTCGACCAGATGCCAGGTGGTGTTGTTCCGCAGGCTGGCGTGTGGAGTTGATCTACCGCAGCCGCGCTGGTCGAACAGCAGGACATCGTAGCGCGCCGGGTCGAACAGCTGCCGATGGATCGGCCCGCAGCCCGCGCCCGGGCCGCCGTGCAGGAACACCGCCGGCTTCGCGCCGGGCGTGCCGCAGCGTTCCCAATAGAGGCGGTGGCCGTCACCGGTATCGAGATGGCCGTGGGCGTAGGGTTCGACGGGTGGATACATGCTGCGAACTCCGGAGGGAGGGGCCAGAAGCGATAGCGACGTGGCCGCCGTGCCGCTCCGGTGCGCTGCCCGGGGTGGCGCCGGGACCGTTGCGGGATGCCGCGGCGGCGGGCCGGGCGCGCGCCGGGCGTCCCCACATTATGCCGAAGCGCGCGCGGCGGCGCCTGGCCTGCCGCAACAGACTTTACAGATGGTTACCTGAATCCATGCGCGAGCGTGGGTACGCGTTCCCTATACTCGTGGCGTTTCCGTGCTGCTCTCATGCCGTTTTTCCGCTGGTTTCCCGTTTATTTCTTGCGTCGTTTTTCCAGTCTTCGTTCTCGTTTTTCTGTTTTTTCTATTCCGCGCCCATCCTTTTGATCCTCGTCACGACGATGCCTGCCCGTTCCCTGTTTCGCCCGGCGCTTGGCCGAGCTGCCGTCTGGTTCGTTCCGTTCGTCGCCGGCGTCGCGCTGCCGATGACGGCCAGTGTCGCCGCCGGCCCGTATGGCGCGACGGACGGACAGACGGGATATGGCGTGCCGCCGTTGTACGGGCAGCCGGCCTATCCGTCGGCATCGAGCCCGCCGGCGAACGCGGCGCCCGCTTATGGCAGCGGAGCGCAGCCGGGCGACAGCCGCCCCGGTTACGGGCCGCGGGAGTCCGACGACGATGAGGATGCGCCGCCCGAGCAGAACGGGCAGCCGAACTACCAGGGCCAACGGGGCTACCCTGGTCAGCCGGGCGATCAAAGTCACTCAGATGACCGAGGGCAGCCGGGCGATCAAGATCAACCGGGTTACCGAGGTCAGCCGGGTTATCAGGACCAGTCGGGTTACCAAGGCCAGACTGGTTACCAAGGTCAGCCGGGTTATCAAGGTCAGCCGGGTTATCAAGGTCAGCCGGGTTATCAAGGTCAGCCGGGTTACCAAGGGCAGCCGGGTTACCAAGGACAGCCGGGTTATCAAGGCCAATCGGGTTATCAAGGCCAACCGGGTTATCAAGGCCAACCGGGTTATCAAGGCCAACCGGGTTATCAAGGCCAGCCGGGCTATCAAGGCCAACCGGGTTATCAAGGCCAGCCGGGCTATCAAGGCCAACCGGGTTATCAAAGCCAACCGGGTTATCAAGGCCAACCGGGCTATCAAGGCCAACCGGGCTATCAAGGCCAACCGGATTATCAAGGTCAATCGGGTTATGAAGGGCAGTCGGGCTATCAAGGCCAGCCGGGTTACCAAACCCAACCCGGCTCGCAACGGCAGCCCATCTATCTGAACCCGTCCGATGACGGCGACAGCCCGTATCCGCCGCCGGGCTACGGCCAGCCGGGCGGTGCCGCGCAGCCGCAGCCCGCGCCCTATGCGACCCAGTTCGGCATGGTCCTCGGCGTGCGTCCGATCGGCGGCCCGACGAGTCCGTCGGGCGTGACGGGGACGGTGGTCGGCGCACTGGTGGGCGGCGTGCTCGGCAACCAAGTCGGGCACGGTCGCGGTCGCAGCGCGGCCACCGTGATCGGCGCGCTCGGCGGCGCGGCGGTCGGCAATCAGGTCGGCCAGCAGATGGGTGCGCCCGCCCGCTATCGCCTCGACCTGAAGCTCGACGACGGCGAGCTGCGCTCGTTCGACCTGCCGGATGCCGGCGACTGGCGGCCCGGGGACCGCGTGCGGATCGACGCGGGCAATCGCCTCTCGCATGAATGAGCGCGGGTACGGCCGGCGGATGCCCGGCGAGGCGCGTCGCCGACGAATCGCGTCAGCGGCCGGGTTCGCCCGCACATCGACCCATGGCCCCGCGCGTTGGCGTCGCGCGATGCCTACTGCGCCGATTTCGCCCGTTGCGCTGTCGCGGCCTTGCGCGAGACGTTGAGCACGACCGCCGCGCGGATCAGCGCGACGAACGCCTGTGCATCGACCGTTTCACCCTCGTGGAAATCGATCGCGCGCCGCACCTTGCCGTCGAGGCTCGCGTTGAAGAGGCCGGCCGGATCCGGCAGGGAGGCACCGCGCGCGAACGTCAGCTTGACGACGGCCTTGTACGATTCGCCGGTGCAGACGACGCCGTCGTGCGACCAGACCGGCGTACCCATCCATTTCCACTGTTCGGCAACCTCGGGGTCCGCGGTCCGGATCAGCGCGCGCATCCGGCGCAGCGTGTCGCCGCGCCAGTCGCCCAGCGCGGCGATGCGCCGGTCGATCAGCGCCGGGGCCGCCTCGCCTTTGGCCGGTTGCGTGGGGGTCATGGCGTGCTGTCTCCTTGCGGGCCGCGGGCCCGCTAGATGTTCCATTGCGGCGACACGTCCTGCAGCCGCTGCCGCATCAGATCGCATTCGCGCTCGATCTTCTCGTTGATCGACACGTAGCCGGACAGTTGCGCGGGCACTTCGGCCGGATGCGGCCCGCTCACCGCCGGCAGCGGCTGCAGCCGCGCCAGCGTGCCGAACTTCAGCGCGCGGCTCGGCCCGATCAGCAGCCCGTGGATGCGTCGGTTGAGGCCGCGCAGCGCGGTCTGCACGTAACGCCGGCCGGCCACGTCGCCGTCGGCCGGCTGCACGCTGGCGAGCATTTCGAGCGAACTGATCACGAGCCGCAGCGAGCGCTGGATCGCGTCGAGCTGCGCCATCGTGATGTCGGTTTCCTTCGACACCCACGGCATCAGCGAGCGCATCTGCACCAGCAGCCCGTTCAGCGCGGCCATCTCCTTCAGGTGCGCGGTGTCGCTGACGGTCTTGTCGCTGACGATGCGCGCGTGGACCACGGCGCAGGCCCGCAGCCCGTCGGCGAGCTTGTAGCGCCACGAGTAGGTGGCGTAGAGCGGCAGCGCGAACGAGAACGCCAGCGCGATGCCGATGCCGACGATCACGTTGACCGCGCGCCAGAGCCCGTCGACGATCTCGTTGTCGCCGTGCCCGGCCACGATCAGGATCGTGATCGCCGAGAGCAGCGCGATGTAGCCGGCCTTGCCGATCGCATGGTAGGCGCAGATCCCGCACAGCACGCTCATCACGAGATAGGTGAGGATCGACACGTGCAGCGTGGACTGCAGCACGATCAGCGCGAGCCCGGCCAGCGCGCCGATGGTGGTGCCGAGCGCGCGTTCGGCGGCCTTCTTGCGGATGTTGCCGTGATGCTGGAGCCCGCCGATCACGATCAGCACCGTGATCGACGACCATTCGCCGTGCGGGATGTCGAGGCCCGTCGACAGCGCGATCGACGCCAGCACGCTGAGCGCGACGCGCGTGGCGTGGATCAGCTTCGCGTGCCGGTAGCGGCGATAGGGGTCCAGCAGCGGGCGGAACAGCGCGCGCAGCGCGGCGGGCAGACGGAGCGACGGGGAAGCGGTCATGACGGGCAGTGGGAGAACGGAGCGCTCGCGCGGCGGCGCGTCGGCGCGGGCCGGCCGCCGGAGGGCGGGGGCGGGCAGAGGCCGATACGTGTCGCGATTCTAAAGGATCGCCCGCGCGCCGCGAGCCCGGG
This window encodes:
- a CDS encoding FUSC family protein — translated: MTASPSLRLPAALRALFRPLLDPYRRYRHAKLIHATRVALSVLASIALSTGLDIPHGEWSSITVLIVIGGLQHHGNIRKKAAERALGTTIGALAGLALIVLQSTLHVSILTYLVMSVLCGICAYHAIGKAGYIALLSAITILIVAGHGDNEIVDGLWRAVNVIVGIGIALAFSFALPLYATYSWRYKLADGLRACAVVHARIVSDKTVSDTAHLKEMAALNGLLVQMRSLMPWVSKETDITMAQLDAIQRSLRLVISSLEMLASVQPADGDVAGRRYVQTALRGLNRRIHGLLIGPSRALKFGTLARLQPLPAVSGPHPAEVPAQLSGYVSINEKIERECDLMRQRLQDVSPQWNI
- a CDS encoding DUF1801 domain-containing protein; translation: MTPTQPAKGEAAPALIDRRIAALGDWRGDTLRRMRALIRTADPEVAEQWKWMGTPVWSHDGVVCTGESYKAVVKLTFARGASLPDPAGLFNASLDGKVRRAIDFHEGETVDAQAFVALIRAAVVLNVSRKAATAQRAKSAQ
- the trhA gene encoding PAQR family membrane homeostasis protein TrhA encodes the protein MVVGERFNSITHLVGALMSVAGLATLVTMGALAGDAYKVVSAAIYGAALLVLYAVSTLYHSVHRPRLKAILQKCDHSAIYLLIAGSYTPFTLITLRGPWGWSLFGVIWGLAVFGIVQELTLGRRTRIVSMVLYVLMGWLALVAAQPLLAALPLGGTAWVVAGGIIYSAGIYFFINDERIRHGHGIWHLFVLGGSLCQFVGIACYVI
- the pip gene encoding prolyl aminopeptidase, coding for MYPPVEPYAHGHLDTGDGHRLYWERCGTPGAKPAVFLHGGPGAGCGPIHRQLFDPARYDVLLFDQRGCGRSTPHASLRNNTTWHLVDDIERLRDMVGVDRWLVFGGSWGSTLALAYAETHPQRVSELILRGIFTLRHAELLWYYQEGASWLFPDLWESFLAPIPEAERGDLITAYRRRLTGDDEAAQLEAALAWSLWEGRTITLLPSPELAEQFGEAHYALAFARIENHYFVNRGFIEEGQLLRDAHRLASIPGVIVQGRYDVATPARSAWDLARAWPNASFEIVADAGHAFDEPGILRALLAATDRFAASASAPVPRRAADDFSTTIR